The genomic DNA CTTCGCTACACAAATCATTATATTAGCTCATCAGCGCTATACTGTAGTTGAACCGGAATGAAGAAGGAAACTTTCAAAAAACGGAGCTTATAAATATTAGTATATGATATAAAAGTATTATATAGTTAGTAGTCATTTTAGTCAACAAAAAGTCAAGATGGCCGAGTtggtcttttgattttttttttaattatctctttttgttttttcctgtATCTattttaaagcacacaaaattttgttgaataaaacacaattttttttctttttaaaaaaaataaaaataaaattgttaatacTGTTGTTTGTTTATGGGATTGCTTTTGGTTCGAAATCCGaatcaatttcaaaaaattaggAATTTCGATATTTAAACTATTGAAACGTATAATGTGGTGGAGAGAGATAATCACAACAAATCACATATATTTGCAAGATTTGGAAGGTTTATCCATAAAGcaaatttttatagttttacgTTTACCCAATCGAATATATACTATTGGACGACACTTTCGTGTAATTCAGATAAAAtctagtaaataataatttactaggtaacaacccgcacatagtacggataaatcaatttaaataaaattattattttgaatctaAGATTAgtttgtgtaaaacaaaatatgtaactaaagtttttgtttgttttatttaaatttgggtttattttgtgtaaaacacttgtgaaatatatatttcaacgtggaaaataattttaacttggtgaaaaaaattgtatgaaatttattttaataaatcgtgagtaattattatgttttttaaaaatatattttgttgttttttaaaggAGTATTATATAGATTCAAATTAAATGACaaatggttttaatttatctaatgaaatttgatttaaatctATAATGGTATAGatgtaattaatattaattaatgagGGTTGACaacgacacatcagcattttttgCAAGAATGTTtccctattaatatataggggatttccttttattttactccttccgtttcaaaatataggatgttttaactaaaatacccaaattaagaagtttttacttttaacaagttcaaccaatcataaacaatactgcataatataaaatattaaactaatctaaaagttgcataaaaaacttgaaaacatcttatatgaaacaaaaaacttctataaaatatcttatattttgagatAAAGGGagtattaattaactaaatactCATATCCTAGCCTCCTAAGTCCTAGTAACCTAGTTGGAACATGAATAggatatagaaaataaatggcTTTTTCCACTATAAAACCATCATCATAGATAGGCCTGATGATGCCtcgtctcaaaaaaaaaaaaaaaaaaaaaaaaaaaaaaaaaaaaaaaaaaaaaaNAAAAATCTCGTTAATTATTCTCTCTCCATGGATTGCACTATTTTTGAGAACAGTGTTGAGTACAGTGTCTCTATACGCCAGCACTCAACCACTCGGCCGCTTACCGCTGAGCTAACCCGCACTAAAGTCCTCCGCAAAAAAATCCATCTCTTCATGGACGAAAGAAAACCTTTAGTGTCTCTACCCGATCAAACCATCGAACATCACACCAGCTTTATTTCACTACTGAACCAACCCACTTACTCCACAAACAATCAAACCGTCGTCGCCAGTATCGTTCGTCGTTGTCCCAACGAAGCCACCATTATCTCCAGACCAAGCAAGAGCACTACTAATTACTACTCACTAGACTACACCAGAATATCAGATATCATGAGCAGCTTCGGCGTCACCAAATACGGTTGCTCCACCCTCTTGCGCGATATCGACATGGCTGTTAAATCATCACCATCGAGAGGCAGAGGAATGGTTGAAATCAAGATTTGGAGGATCAGGACTGAGGTTTATAAATTCAACAGAGCTGCAGAGAGGTTGTTGGTCAAGAGCTACGATCCACCGGGGTACAGGTCGGCTATACCTATAGATTTGGATTCGATGAGGGAGGAGAAGCAAGAATGCGTGATTTGCATGGAAAGTTATTCGTACGGA from Camelina sativa cultivar DH55 chromosome 7, Cs, whole genome shotgun sequence includes the following:
- the LOC104704884 gene encoding uncharacterized protein LOC104704884, with protein sequence MDCTIFENSVEYSVSIRQHSTTRPLTAELTRTKVLRKKIHLFMDERKPLVSLPDQTIEHHTSFISLLNQPTYSTNNQTVVASIVRRCPNEATIISRPSKSTTNYYSLDYTRISDIMSSFGVTKYGCSTLLRDIDMAVKSSPSRGRGMVEIKIWRIRTEVYKFNRAAERLLVKSYDPPGYRSAIPIDLDSMREEKQECVICMESYSYGXSTNNQTVVASIVRRCPNEATIISRPSKSTTNYYSLDYTRISDIMSSFGVTKYGCSTILRDIDMAVKSSPSRGRGMVEIKIWRIRTEVYKFNRAAERLLVKSYDPPGYRSAIPIDLDSMREEKQECVICMESYSYGSVVTKLPCNHDFHGVCIYDWLQLNRLCPLCRSPITKGVQSGFQFCFGSVVQFVKL